atcaagtaactcattagtagTAGAAGCACAAAGAAAGAGATTTTTCACAGagattgaaataaaatgattctTAATTGCATGGTTAATGAATGTGAGCAAcccatcaaaaaaattattaacatttagtaaaccgatgggttttttatGGATGTTTACATGGGCAcaagatgcaaatgtaatCAATGCCTCTAAAGTTGCAGGATCTCCtagcaagaaaatgaaagcgtTAGCATGATTTAACATCTCAGTTATTCGCTCTTGCATACTtgagacaactaactcttctccaattGGTACATCAAACATGCATCCCAGAGGTTTTAAGGCTTGTGGAATGATACCTAGTACCTGGTTTCCTCTAATAAAAACAGCTTCTAAGACAAGCTTTGATAACCCGCGGTCACCTCCTCTATATACAAGGTACAATTTCTTCTCAGCTATGgcacgaccaagatctatagcTGCTTGAACGAACTCTTTGTGTTTTCCATAATGAAATCCAGAgagcacacaaatgtttttGAATTGTCTACTCGAAGATGCTGCCATTATAATAATCTTCAAAAACAAGTTATGAGTAGTTTGGAAAAAGAGCTCTTATTTAAAGATCTAAGTGACAGACAAAATGAGAAACAACcgtaaatgggttgttgtaTTTTTCAGATGACGCGTAAAGCTCATGTctcaattattcaaaaacaaatagtaaaaagaaagataaacagtgaaaagaaaaaaaagtacaagaaaacaaataatgattaaatacaaaatcacaccattaaatgtaataatgcaaatgataaaagaacaataaagtaaaatgatatttgttggtagttgtgattgtagctcacatcttcctctggttttacgtccagtaacggcttgaacgccctctatgggtcgaggatagacttcccatccagttttcttataaattggcAAACATGGTCTTTTTGAGTCAGATTCCCAAGGCTACATTGAGCACATTCTTTTTGGAATAGTCTCCATAACTTGTGTATCTCATATTGCACATGCTCGCTTCGATGCGTCTCAATAGATCGTAAGGTATCATCCaacgattctttactcatgccatttttaacgaatttaattttatcttcttgATTGTcagaaaccattcctaaagatttacaaatttctaGTTTGCAACTAAGTCGTACACAATTATGACATTCTGAGTCAAGTCTTTTAGCTCTCCGTTTTTTAGCAAATGTGtttttaccaaaaccaggcatgtaaGAAATAAATGGATCAGGAAACTCACCAGCTAATCAGACcttgcttcaattaaccaatGAATATCAGAAGGAATTTCGTTGACCATTAACAAACGCAATCTTTCACAATgagctttgtaaatttttttgagtgcattttgagggagagaaggaaaacacttatgcaatttatgttgtatttcttccatgcttgattttgagatttcagttattgtgggaaactgaGGATACCGCCTTAAGAAGTCatggagtaccgttatccgccatttatacgagaaaataaatcaaaacacatcaaaatcaaatctgcaaaatcaaatcaaacgtGAAGGTgaacaacaaaaaagaaacacaatatgtacaaaggaaaatgaacttaCATTCGTCCTCTCATTGAGTTAACCTCAAGCtcaaattgaaattcatatatgcCACGCTCTAATGCTCTGAGTTGTCTTTCTTGATCCTCAACGTAGGCCACTAATTCTGGTGGTTATTGTTCCCAAATTGGATGTGATTTACAACTTTGTATCAATCTTCTCAAGTGAAATCTTGTTCGCAAAGTCTTTTAAGATGTGTGAACAGAATCTTCCTTATTGAGGTACTCATGATGTataatgatgaagaaaacacaattattaaacATACTTAAGTAAGAAACATCACAACGCGTATCGTTCAAGACTGTCAAACAATTCAAATGGTAAGACAACagtgaaaagttaaaacactcattaaaaacttaatcaagattttgtgggtcactc
This window of the Citrus sinensis cultivar Valencia sweet orange chromosome 8, DVS_A1.0, whole genome shotgun sequence genome carries:
- the LOC127899325 gene encoding probable cytokinin riboside 5'-monophosphate phosphoribohydrolase LOGL10, with amino-acid sequence MAEQTLQSDDGKPKFEELGIIEKTEQQEAPKLELKPLPEELKYAYLGEEQTYPVVISSTLSSNQEASSSRQFKNICVLSGFHYGKHKEFVQAAIDLGRAIAEKKLYLVYRGGDRGLSKLVLEAVFIRGNQVLGIIPQALKPLGCMFDVPIGEELVVSSMQERITEMLNHANAFIFLLGDPATLEALITFASCAHVNIHKKPIGLLNVNNFFDGLLTFINHAIKNHFISISVKNLFLCASTTNELLDLLQAYKPEPDPKTLALEWSTNDGNPSPTKK